One Maribacter dokdonensis DSW-8 genomic region harbors:
- a CDS encoding glycosyltransferase family 2 protein produces MDSELFGVVLEYINFVFFVFTLILFILFSLMAYFSTRNSLHYRNKNSFTDISKIMASPLAPTITIIAPAYNEGLTIVENIRSLLSLQYVNYDVMVVNDGSKDDTLQKLIDSYDLEKIDVEMDPDWKSKPVRGIYKSKNRAFEKLTVVDKMNGGKSDALNTGVALSTSKYVGCIDVDCLLQPDALLHVVKSFFQRSKKRVIAVGGVIRVANSCIIQGGQLEEIRLPSNWLARFQLLEYTRSFILGRMAWGRIDSLLIISGAFGFFEREIALAVGGYDTDTVGEDMEIVFKMRRYMHDRREPYTIEYIPDPLCWTEVPEDLNILVNQRDRWARGNLETLFKHKDMLFNSKYGRLGLLSYPYWFFYEWLSPLLEFFGFFTIILFAYLGILNWEFFFMITLAIFLFSIMISFYAILWDVYSYNQYRKTKDILILMGLAILEPFIFHPIVVYAAVRGNYKKLFKIKSGWGSQVRKGFAKAT; encoded by the coding sequence ATGGATAGTGAATTATTCGGTGTTGTTTTGGAATACATCAATTTTGTATTCTTTGTATTCACGTTAATACTCTTTATTCTATTTTCCTTAATGGCGTATTTCTCAACAAGAAATTCATTGCATTATAGAAATAAGAACAGCTTCACCGATATTTCAAAAATTATGGCATCTCCTTTGGCGCCAACAATTACCATTATAGCTCCTGCTTATAATGAGGGTCTTACCATTGTAGAGAATATACGATCCTTGTTATCATTACAATATGTAAACTATGATGTAATGGTTGTTAATGATGGTAGTAAAGATGATACTTTACAGAAATTAATAGATTCTTACGACCTTGAAAAGATCGATGTAGAAATGGATCCCGACTGGAAATCAAAACCGGTTCGTGGAATATATAAATCTAAGAATAGGGCTTTTGAAAAGCTGACCGTTGTTGATAAAATGAACGGAGGCAAGTCTGATGCCCTTAATACCGGTGTAGCACTTTCTACGAGCAAATATGTAGGTTGTATAGATGTTGATTGCCTTTTACAGCCAGATGCTTTATTGCATGTGGTTAAATCATTCTTTCAACGTTCCAAGAAAAGGGTCATAGCTGTTGGTGGTGTTATACGTGTGGCTAATTCATGTATTATTCAAGGCGGACAGTTAGAGGAAATAAGATTACCCAGTAATTGGCTGGCAAGATTCCAATTATTGGAATATACACGATCTTTTATTCTGGGAAGAATGGCTTGGGGTAGAATTGATAGTTTGCTTATTATTTCTGGTGCATTTGGTTTTTTTGAACGTGAAATTGCTTTGGCTGTTGGCGGTTATGATACGGATACCGTTGGTGAGGATATGGAAATCGTCTTTAAAATGCGCCGTTACATGCATGATAGAAGGGAACCGTATACAATAGAGTATATTCCCGATCCTCTGTGCTGGACAGAAGTTCCAGAAGATCTCAACATTCTTGTAAACCAAAGAGATCGTTGGGCCAGGGGCAATTTAGAAACGTTGTTCAAGCATAAGGATATGTTGTTCAATTCAAAGTATGGTAGATTGGGATTGTTAAGCTATCCGTACTGGTTTTTTTATGAGTGGCTTTCTCCATTATTGGAGTTTTTTGGTTTTTTCACCATTATCCTTTTTGCCTATTTGGGTATTTTAAATTGGGAATTCTTTTTCATGATTACGTTGGCCATTTTTCTGTTTTCGATCATGATTTCCTTTTACGCCATTCTTTGGGATGTGTATTCCTATAACCAATATAGAAAAACAAAAGATATTCTTATTCTCATGGGGCTGGCCATTTTAGAACCTTTCATTTTTCACCCAATTGTGGTATATGCTGCGGTTAGGGGCAATTATAAAAAACTATTTAAGATTAAATCTGGCTGGGGGTCCCAAGTTAGAAAAGGTTTTGCAAAAGCAACATAA
- a CDS encoding LTA synthase family protein, whose protein sequence is MNTSKIDRYTLKQYTRLMISFFGCLLVLTLFQYGMLYYKGVIDAIISISFLKAVVHQIGFTALMGIVMVFPFNFWENLRSRYGFNLVFVLLGLVLIFEAVLIAYYCSTLVPLGSDLLGYSYADVKITLANSGGFMISVYLLFAVAFLIGLFWVLYKVTSKFYHRISRMYPFTIVLFSLFMASLFTDGKPINQNKVQYLAVNIYNTSTEDNSYTSKEEYPLVQGPIIENVLGDYFELKEEKPNIVFIMVEGLGRDFVGEGAEFGGFTPFLDSLTTKSLYWENFLSNTGRTFGVLPSLLGSLPFGKSGFMELEEYPNKLTMFSVLKNNGYHTSFYQGTNSSFDKVDRFLNSENVDFILDKSGFGIQYQQQAEDAAGSSWGYPDKELFKKSISLERNEDQPRLEVYMTISTHEPFIPPNQDFFETKVNQILKNGDFGSRETKIIEKNNNVFATLLYTDDAIQWFMESYKSQPNYENTIFVITGDHRLIPIPQRNSISRFHVPLIMYSPMLKKTRKMSSISSHFDVTPSILALLDNAYEMKMPKKVAWMGDALDMETAFRSTKNIPLMRNKNELKEYISKEKLYTNGDIMELDENMDISSTFGGSGVEKSLERFKSVNHYVTTENKIIPDSLTIFSVQTEKFTPAEITWINSIYDGSNFDRSFFKARDLAFNKKWDDALLLCRYILSESPSHIDTKILSGRLHIWKGNYEESVKILKECIAMNPNYIDSYAALFDVYFWYDKHAEGLALVDIVQENSASANEISNKIARAKTSARKAGIKNHETSKDTTNSTLASIE, encoded by the coding sequence ATGAACACAAGTAAAATAGATAGATATACCTTAAAGCAGTATACGCGGCTTATGATATCCTTTTTTGGATGTCTGCTGGTATTAACGCTTTTTCAATATGGTATGCTATACTATAAAGGTGTTATAGATGCTATTATTTCCATTAGTTTTCTTAAAGCTGTTGTACATCAAATTGGCTTTACCGCTTTAATGGGTATTGTTATGGTTTTTCCTTTTAATTTTTGGGAAAATCTACGCTCCAGATATGGGTTTAACCTGGTATTCGTTCTTTTGGGCTTAGTGCTGATATTTGAGGCAGTTCTTATTGCATACTATTGTTCTACTTTGGTGCCTTTAGGGTCAGATTTACTAGGATATAGCTATGCAGATGTAAAGATAACCCTTGCCAATTCTGGCGGATTCATGATTTCGGTTTACCTACTTTTTGCCGTTGCTTTTTTAATTGGTCTTTTTTGGGTTTTATATAAGGTTACTTCTAAATTTTATCATAGGATCAGTAGAATGTACCCTTTTACCATTGTGTTGTTTAGCCTGTTCATGGCTTCTTTGTTTACAGATGGAAAGCCCATTAACCAGAACAAAGTTCAATATTTAGCGGTTAACATATACAATACCAGTACAGAAGATAATTCATATACCTCTAAAGAAGAATACCCATTGGTTCAAGGTCCGATCATTGAAAATGTTCTTGGTGATTACTTTGAATTAAAAGAAGAGAAACCAAATATCGTATTTATTATGGTAGAAGGTCTGGGTAGGGATTTCGTTGGTGAAGGTGCCGAGTTTGGCGGATTTACCCCATTTTTAGATTCATTGACCACCAAATCCTTGTACTGGGAAAATTTCTTGAGCAATACCGGGAGAACTTTTGGGGTTTTACCTTCTTTATTGGGTTCGTTGCCTTTTGGTAAAAGCGGATTTATGGAGCTAGAAGAATATCCTAATAAACTTACGATGTTCAGTGTTCTAAAAAATAATGGCTACCATACTTCTTTTTATCAAGGTACTAATAGTTCCTTTGATAAGGTTGACCGATTTCTAAATAGTGAGAATGTTGATTTTATACTGGATAAATCGGGATTTGGAATTCAATACCAGCAACAGGCTGAAGATGCCGCTGGTTCATCATGGGGATATCCGGACAAGGAATTGTTCAAAAAAAGTATCAGTTTAGAAAGAAACGAAGATCAACCAAGACTAGAAGTGTATATGACCATTAGTACACATGAGCCATTTATACCGCCCAACCAAGATTTTTTTGAAACCAAAGTGAATCAGATTTTAAAGAATGGTGATTTTGGTTCCAGGGAGACAAAAATCATTGAAAAAAACAATAATGTTTTTGCCACACTGTTATATACAGACGATGCTATACAATGGTTTATGGAATCCTATAAATCTCAGCCAAATTATGAGAATACCATTTTTGTGATTACCGGTGATCATAGGCTTATACCTATTCCGCAGAGAAACAGTATCAGTCGTTTTCATGTGCCATTGATCATGTATAGCCCAATGCTAAAAAAAACACGTAAAATGAGTTCTATCTCATCACATTTTGATGTCACTCCGTCTATTCTAGCGTTGTTGGATAATGCATACGAAATGAAAATGCCTAAGAAAGTAGCATGGATGGGTGATGCGCTAGACATGGAAACAGCATTTAGATCCACTAAGAACATACCTTTAATGCGTAACAAAAATGAATTGAAAGAGTATATAAGTAAAGAAAAATTATATACCAACGGTGATATTATGGAGCTGGATGAAAATATGGATATCAGTTCTACCTTTGGCGGTAGTGGGGTTGAAAAATCATTGGAGCGCTTTAAGTCCGTGAACCATTATGTCACTACAGAAAATAAGATCATACCAGATAGTTTGACCATATTTTCTGTTCAAACGGAAAAATTTACACCGGCAGAAATTACGTGGATCAACAGTATTTATGATGGAAGCAATTTTGACCGTTCCTTTTTTAAGGCACGGGATTTAGCTTTTAACAAAAAGTGGGATGATGCACTTTTATTATGCCGTTACATTCTGTCTGAATCTCCCAGCCATATAGACACTAAGATTTTATCGGGACGGTTACACATTTGGAAAGGTAATTATGAGGAGTCGGTAAAGATTTTAAAGGAATGTATTGCCATGAACCCCAATTATATAGATTCCTACGCCGCACTTTTTGATGTGTATTTCTGGTATGACAAACATGCGGAAGGTTTGGCCTTGGTAGATATTGTTCAAGAAAACAGTGCTAGTGCCAATGAAATTTCCAATAAAATAGCAAGGGCTAAAACAAGCGCAAGAAAGGCTGGAATTAAAAATCATGAAACTTCAAAAGATACTACCAATAGCACTTTGGCATCTATAGAATAA
- a CDS encoding YaiO family outer membrane beta-barrel protein gives MLLLVTQAKGQDTPYSNPSFESAYALAYEGKTNTAHNILYTLINEPETEEETSILWARTLSWRGHYDGARSTFNTILSKNKNNRAVWLGAIKNELYAKNYHTALGLANKALLHKSNDPELQRLRAIAIDGINGIVYSDKAWYNVDSKIARSSSKPKKETAKVAERDTLQNVHKTPVTEEQLKNTVSVNSSVTFYDKRFDPITTSSISYNRQTPYGVIIPRINNSNRLGKNGIQLDVDLYPKITKGVYAYLNYGYSESDLYPNHKMGGDVYYNHKSGIEFSAGGRFINFATKDVKSITNSLGYYTGNYYFSLRSYITPEADNLTNVSGNLLIRKYLKDAENFMGINVGVGFSPELRQFTSGDQLLAETLLYIESQRLSFEYQFTSKNNLSAYRTNVGVLRQEQSFDPGSYFYSISAGLTYEFNF, from the coding sequence ATGCTATTGCTTGTTACGCAAGCAAAAGGGCAAGATACACCGTATAGTAACCCTTCTTTTGAAAGTGCTTATGCTTTGGCGTATGAGGGCAAAACAAATACTGCCCACAATATATTGTACACTTTGATCAATGAACCGGAAACAGAGGAGGAAACTTCTATTCTATGGGCAAGAACCTTAAGTTGGCGAGGCCATTATGATGGTGCCAGATCTACGTTCAATACCATACTGTCTAAGAACAAGAATAACAGAGCAGTGTGGTTAGGGGCTATAAAGAACGAACTTTATGCCAAAAACTATCATACTGCACTTGGTCTTGCCAATAAGGCTTTACTGCATAAATCTAATGACCCTGAGCTACAAAGATTACGAGCTATTGCCATAGACGGGATAAATGGCATTGTTTATAGTGATAAAGCTTGGTATAATGTAGACAGTAAAATAGCAAGGAGTTCATCAAAACCAAAAAAAGAAACTGCTAAGGTTGCCGAGAGGGATACCTTGCAAAATGTACATAAAACACCGGTTACTGAAGAACAGCTTAAAAACACGGTTTCGGTAAACAGTTCGGTTACTTTTTACGATAAGCGTTTTGATCCTATTACAACCTCTAGTATTTCTTACAACAGGCAAACACCTTACGGAGTGATCATTCCTAGAATAAACAACAGCAATAGGCTAGGCAAAAACGGAATTCAATTAGATGTAGACCTTTATCCAAAAATTACCAAGGGTGTTTATGCCTATTTAAATTATGGTTATTCGGAATCTGATTTGTATCCAAACCATAAAATGGGTGGGGATGTCTACTATAATCATAAAAGTGGTATTGAATTTTCTGCAGGTGGTAGATTCATAAATTTTGCGACCAAGGATGTAAAATCTATAACCAATTCATTGGGGTATTATACTGGTAACTACTATTTTTCATTGCGATCGTACATTACGCCAGAAGCCGATAATTTAACCAATGTATCGGGGAATCTATTAATCCGCAAGTATCTAAAGGATGCTGAAAACTTTATGGGTATAAATGTAGGTGTAGGGTTTTCACCAGAGCTACGTCAATTTACTTCTGGTGACCAATTACTGGCAGAAACCCTATTGTATATAGAATCTCAACGATTAAGTTTTGAGTATCAGTTTACAAGTAAGAATAATTTGAGCGCTTATAGAACCAATGTTGGGGTTTTGAGACAAGAACAATCTTTTGACCCCGGTAGTTATTTCTATTCCATTTCAGCGGGGCTCACCTATGAGTTTAATTTTTAG